GTTTCATGATTGAGATATGTGTTCaaagcatttttctttttaagaatTGCGTGTCCAAAGCGTTTTTCTTTGAGATAATACCAATTACTTCCGACATCATTAGACCACAAATACGCCATTTAATACTTCCACATCAGACCACAATACACAGTGGCCTAAGAGAGACACGAGGGAGCAAAGCACGAGACCGGATGAGAAGTTGTGTACTAGGAGAAACAAGGATCGCCTTCAATttaacacacgcacacacacatgcacaagggaaagagaagaaacaagaaacaataAGAAAACATGTATACAACTTAAGGAAATAATGTTTAGGTGCCTTTCTCtaaatatgtacatatatacatcatacacacaaaatgaagaaaatataaTGTCACTTGTTCTCCCCTAGTCCCAGTGGCACGGGTTTGAATGCAGCCAAAACCACGGCAACTTTGCATGACAGAAATCCCAGCATTCCAAACATGAGTTCTTTCGGCGTTAAGTCAACAGCACCGTCTTCTGAGCCATATTTCACCGCAATAACAGCAAATATAAAAGCCAACACTAGACTTGACACCGGACCCCTAATTCTTCCAAGTAGTTGatcaaattttcctttcttgtctACCAACTTTGATCCAGGAGCTGGTAATCCATCAACAGACCTTTGAAGCAAAAGTAGATACAAAAATCCAATAATCCCTCCGGTTAAGAATCCAAAAGCAGCATTTTCACCGGCTGAAAAGGATGCGATGGAGGAGCCAGAAAGTACAAGCAAAGTGTCGTAAAATAACAAAGAGAACTTCAAATCTGCATAATCTCTCATGCTTTCTTCCTTTGATTTTCCATCAGTTGCAACTGAATTAGGTTCCGGGAGGTACTTATTTAACAAGGCTAAGTTGTCACCAGAGAACTCTGTAATGAGGCAAGGTCTAAGTTCTACCATGGATAGGTCACTTCCCTCACCCAGCAACGTATCTTCAACCTCGAATTTGTATTCATAACCAATATATGGCGCTTCTTTTCCGCCATTTTCCTCCAATGTAGATTGATAACGACAAGTTGTGATTAAGTTAATGCCACCTATTCTCCATTGACCTAAAAAAAGGTAGGGCAAAAAGTTGAGTGCTTAAAATTCCACAGACAAACAGAACTCATGCGCAACTTTGCCTCTCAATAGCGTTTACCTTTGTTAAACTGAGTGCTTGAAATTGGAGCTGGTTATTTAACCCATAATGTCACAATATAGAGATCCGCCCATAATGTCACAATATAGAGATCCGACTATTAGGCTTGCAAAAGGTGGTGGATATGCATCGTCTAATCCTAAGCAGGAGCAGTAGATGCGGAAGTGAGAGCTCATAGCATAGTCTAAGGTTGGGATCGCTTTAAGCTTTACAATCAACATTTAGAACAAGTGTGTgcgtgtgtctatatatataaatatttggcATATGGGTAATGTCTCTGTTGAATGTGAATCAGGGTGAGTTTCCCAAACGGGCTGAAGGGGCTTTAGCCCCAAACAACACGGATTTTGAGATaggtcattctcctcacatacatcaacttTTGGGGTTAAAGGGGCTTTCTTTTGGAAACAAAGTTGCTAATGTCAATAAGGTTTAGCTTGGCTTGAAACTGAAATGCCGATAggaagttttgttttgtacttctAGGAAATAGAGATAAAAACTATATAACCACAAACGCCACAAAGTACCAAAAAACTTTCAAACTAAGTTTTTCTACAGGTGATATAACTCTTTCTATCTCATTCTCTCTGTTCACGTTTATTGATGTCTAAAATTTGATGGTTCCTACAGATTCATAAATGCGAGCGTCCAAGTTGGAACCACGATTCTAACGTAAACCCTGATTCTATCAGAATGCGGTTCTAACATGATTGATCTTGCCTTGAACTGCAGGGATGCCGTTCTGGAGCTCAAGGGATTTTACACATATATAACTACAATTCCACAAACACTAAGGCATTTGGAGCCTCGAATGTGCATGTTTGATAGTCCTGGATCTACAATTAAGAGTTGAGATAGTGAAAACCTAGATATTGGACTTGACTTTCATAGGAACTCCTTACAAAGAGACTAACCTGATTCAATGCCGACCCATAAGGACTCAATTTTCTGCAGTTTAGGCCCTTCAAAGGCAAACTCATCAAGAGAACCTCTCTGGAAGTGGAGTACATCAGAAACAACCTCAGCCTCTAATTGATTAGAATGTTCTTTAATCAAACTTGCTGGTATCCTCTGTAAGATTGAGTCACCATTTTCATCTATCAAACAAAGCAGTATTCCAGCATTTAAGTTGCTCAGACCTGATCCATAGATACTACTAGTTTGTAGTTTGACTTTGTATAAACTCTTGGATCCCCTCactttgaaagatttgaacttCTTCTCGAGAGAAGAATCAGTGCAAATTTCTGGTTCTGTGGCCACCAAAAGCCTTGAAGGTTTTGCATAACCCTGATAATCTGAAGCACAAAGTTATATGTTGCCAGAGCTGAGTGAAGACTCAATGTTAAGAAACCCAATTCCTATAGAATAAAATGGCTGCACTAAAATCAGAACAAATACagagaaagaaaccaaatgTGACAATGCTAGTcaatgaaattaaaattaagcATAGTGGAGTTCTTGGAAGACATCGTCCTAAAGTTGTTCCTTTTTATTTCCAAGCAACAAGGGAATTTTAGTAGTCCAGAACTATAATCTGTTGATACCAATGTTGTCATTTAACGAGTCTATGATTCATTATCAAAGGTAATTTATAATGGCAAAGAGAAGGTTACGCGTAATTacgttccaaaaagaaaaagaaatattaacCAACAGATGGAGGGGCTGTGAAGCGAGACCCACATCGCCTGggtaccccccccccccccccccccccccccccccgcatgTGTTGGTGTGTGTATCAAATTCATACACTGCACACATTCAAGCTCATAATTTGTCAGTCTTGCTTTTACTTTTGAAGCCAAACTTGATACATAAGAGTACTAAGGATAGTATTCCCAGAACATGGTGAAAAGGTAGAATGTCTTAGCATAAGAAAGATTACAAAGCAGTGGTTACTCAATTACGATAAACCAGATCGGCAAAGTAGAGCTTGCATTCTGCAATTTAATGAATCCTTTGAGACAGAAATCTAAAACAAAAGTTGCAGCAACTTCAAGCTATTTGAAGGAACCCAATGTAAAAGGCTAAGATGCTGTTCCGAAAAATAGTTGAGGTATGTTGATTTCCTAGGGGCATTATCCAGCGCATATCTTCAGTTCTAGGTCTATCATATCAAAGATAAGAGTATTTAGTCCAACAGACTAGGTTCTAAGATACATAATAGATTATTCAAAAGATGGGAAAGAAAAGTCTAGCCtaattctttcttctttgttcCATTTTTACTTTCTTCAGCTGCTATTCTACCTCGGGGAACACAACTTAGGGGCCGTTGCTTGGTGCAATGGAAGAAGCTAGGGCTCTCCTATATAGCAACACAATTGAGTCTACGAAAACATAGCTTCCTGCAAAAAACGGCAAGGATCGTGTCTATAATCAAGTAAGAATCCAGACCTATAACCAAGAACTACTTGagtgcttgtaatgagtttagTTTTCCTCCGCactcaaaaaaatcatctcaaaaTCCTTTGCTTGGAATTAccacacacacatgtatgtatatattccCTGACTGATTAGACTTTTCTCCAATCAACCCAATCTTATTTACCTATTTGTGCATATAAAGGTTGAGAATAAGAAGTTACCATTGGCCTTTGCAATGTACATATCTCCTTAATTTATGTGTTGAGTATCCCCAAAAATGATCAATCTATTTACCTGGCTTTCTATAAAGGCTGGACTAAGTTAGTCCAATGGACTAGGCTTGAGTGCGTGATTGAGAATCATAAGAATCAACAAGAAAAGTGAAGCTTATATGTTATTGATCTTCTTATCCTTATTCTTCGTCCTTTACTTTAATTGTTATTATACCTTTAAGTCCATAACAAGGGCTGCTCCTGGTGCAATGGCAAAAGgcccgagctcgagctctgatGTGTAATAACACAAGTTTGACTCTATGAGATCACGAGTTCCTGTGAATAAAGGAAAAGAGTATGTACATGGATTATGATACAAAAGAATCTCTCCAATATTTAAGGACAGCACGAATAAGGTACAATGTGCCCACACAGATCTGTATAATCACCACCCTCTAGACTTAAGCCCACCAACACCAACCCAAATCCCCTGTAGTAACTACAAAATTACCGACTATCCATGAAACTCCAAACCCAATTCACAAGGTAGAGTTTTTGAGGGATATCTATGTGAAACAAGTTCAAGCTTCTATTGGTAAGCCTAAAGATTCTTCTCCCAATGACAACACCCATACTACAAATTGCCATAGACAGAGAGAGCTCTACAAAGTTTTGCACTATTAGTCTTTCACGCATAATTAAAGATTCCATTTGTACCCAGTCAAATTTGCATACTATTCCTTATGtccattattttcatttcatcTTTTCATTTTGGAATGTCCCAAATCGATAGTCCCCTATGAAAATAACAATGTGGTTTTAAATATCCATACCACCTAGGGCCATAATCACCTTAACAGGTAGTCCTTCGAAGGCCTTCTCTAATAGTCACAAGTcacaacaccaaacaaagcaaagcaaaacCTATCTCGATTCGAAGTGAAAATCAGGtataaaaaaacacaattagCGTGAATTGGGTTGGACGTTGTAAGCAGATCGAAATTCAAGATCTTACTACACATTTTCCTCATACTTTACCACATGTTTTCAACCTTGACCACCAAAAACCACGCCTAGCGTGAGTGGTTTGCGTCCGCCACTCTCCCCTTCAATGGAGAGGTGTGTTCGAGTCCTCGTGGCGGAGGAGCTCATTGTAACCACTAACCCTCTGACTCAAACTAAAATCCTAACACAAGTcacaacacatacacacaattaAAAGGGTGAAAACGAATTGAGCCTTTCATGAGCTCAAGCCATAATATTAGGGTTGTTTGCCGCTCAAGTTAGTCAAAGCTCGGCTCAAGTAGGCTCGCAAACACaaaaattattataaaaattctatttttaacTACTATGAGTCTTAATTTACAaaatattaatatattttttacagAGCTTGAGAGTTCCATAACACTAACGAGATCGAGCTTGGATTATTTGAGTTCAAGCTCGAGCTCACCGAATttcaaacgagccgagctcaacaTCGGCTACAGCACTACCTACAACTACAAGGCTATAACTATGATTTCCTAAGTTCAATGGAAAAAAAGGGTACTTGAAGTTGAAGTTGTAAAGTTTCAAAATGATGCTAAAGGAACAtagaagaggaaaaggaaattcTCTACCTTGGAAAGCAGCTTTCTTGGAGTAAAGAACAAAGCGCTTCCGGCTGACATGGGTTCCGATTCTGGGTAATCGAACGGGTATGGACGCGTACCTGGGAAGGAACCCATTTTGCGTTGCAGAAATCAGATTCCTCGTGGAAAGTGATTCCATTTCTGCAATAATCCAATTTAAAACACTAAAGCgaatatgatttttttgaaaggaagagAATATGATTCAGTGAACGAAGAAGATATGTTCAATACTTCtatgggtatatatatatatacacacacacacgagtcGGTAAGGAGCTTGGGGTGATTTTACTATACGAACTAGCTGGAGTAGAAGAGGAACGGTTTCTACTACTTTGGGagatttttcttgctttctttgAGCCATGAGCTTAAAatatgactaaaaaaaaaaagagagtaacgCCCGTTCCGAAACGTAAAATAAGttcgtattttttaagaagataaatttaaactaaaaaataattaatttattgaaatttaaaaatatgcaatatggatctaatttgaaagatctcgataagattttttatacaatgaaaaaaaaaattaaaaattatttattatttacactatttttttagtttgaaaatgtaaaataattacttatttttttaaaaagtgttctgaaacgggcctAAATCACAGAAttcttgtccaaaaaaaaaatcacagaaTTGATCCCAATGGTAGAGAGGTTTCACTTCGACCCTTGCAGTTTTCCGGAGATCCTCATTCCTCGGTACCGAGAAATTAGTGTACCTCTGCACCATGATGTTCTGGACCGTTAATAAATTGTGTGAATATTTTtgatgttttaaaatttttatacgGTCCAATGGTCATAAATGTACTGCTATAAAGAATCTCAATAGAGAGGATTTGATCCCTTATAGTAATTTATATTTCGTTCATTTGAACCTTCACTTTCATTTCCGTTTTACTTTAGCCCGTAAGtcacatgcaa
The sequence above is a segment of the Rhododendron vialii isolate Sample 1 chromosome 13a, ASM3025357v1 genome. Coding sequences within it:
- the LOC131315327 gene encoding uncharacterized protein LOC131315327 produces the protein MESLSTRNLISATQNGFLPRYASIPVRLPRIGTHVSRKRFVLYSKKAAFQDYQGYAKPSRLLVATEPEICTDSSLEKKFKSFKVRGSKSLYKVKLQTSSIYGSGLSNLNAGILLCLIDENGDSILQRIPASLIKEHSNQLEAEVVSDVLHFQRGSLDEFAFEGPKLQKIESLWVGIESGQWRIGGINLITTCRYQSTLEENGGKEAPYIGYEYKFEVEDTLLGEGSDLSMVELRPCLITEFSGDNLALLNKYLPEPNSVATDGKSKEESMRDYADLKFSLLFYDTLLVLSGSSIASFSAGENAAFGFLTGGIIGFLYLLLLQRSVDGLPAPGSKLVDKKGKFDQLLGRIRGPVSSLVLAFIFAVIAVKYGSEDGAVDLTPKELMFGMLGFLSCKVAVVLAAFKPVPLGLGENK